Proteins co-encoded in one Methanothermobacter sp. genomic window:
- a CDS encoding flavodoxin family protein translates to MPKIIGIVGSPRINGNTTFLVKEALNAAEKKGIETELIKLAEHDINPCKACDTCLKGECPIEDDIPLLLEKLETADGIIIGSPVYFGNVTGQTKIFMDRTRPLRIGFKLKDKVGGAVTVGGSRNGGQETTCNAIHNFLLIHEMIVVGDASPTAHYGGTGVGRGEKDCEEDEFGIETSRNLGKKVAELVAKIT, encoded by the coding sequence ATGCCAAAGATAATAGGAATAGTGGGAAGTCCAAGAATTAATGGTAACACAACCTTCCTAGTCAAGGAAGCATTAAACGCAGCAGAAAAAAAGGGAATTGAAACAGAACTTATAAAACTCGCAGAACATGATATAAACCCTTGTAAGGCATGCGACACTTGCCTAAAAGGTGAATGTCCAATAGAAGACGACATCCCCTTATTATTAGAGAAACTAGAAACAGCTGATGGTATAATAATAGGCAGTCCTGTCTACTTCGGTAATGTAACAGGACAAACAAAGATTTTCATGGACAGGACAAGGCCTCTAAGAATAGGTTTCAAATTAAAGGACAAAGTAGGAGGGGCAGTAACAGTAGGAGGCTCAAGAAACGGTGGACAAGAAACAACATGTAATGCAATCCACAATTTCCTATTAATACATGAAATGATAGTAGTGGGAGATGCTTCACCCACAGCACACTATGGTGGAACAGGGGTTGGACGCGGGGAAAAAGACTGTGAAGAAGACGAATTCGGCATAGAAACATCCAGGAACCTCGGA